The following DNA comes from Caulobacter mirabilis.
GATCGCCTCAAGGACCGCGAGAGCGGCTTCGGCTTCCGCGGCCATGTCGGCTACGACATCCCCATCGGCGAACGCCTGGTGCTGGGCGCCGAGGGCGGCCTGAGCAAGGGCGGCGAAAGCCTCTCCCTGGGCAACAAGCTGGGCCGGCGGACGCTGGATCCGGAACTGAGCTGGGACGTCTCCGCCCGTCTCGGCATGGCGGTGTCGTCCGACTTCATGATCTACGGCCGCGCCGGCTACGCCTGGCAGAGGGTCAAGGACCGCACGGAAATCAACAGCCCCGCCAAGACCATAGAGGACACCCGCACCGAAGGCGGCCTGCTCTACGGCGCCGGCGTGGAAACCCGCCTGAACTCGAATCTGCTGGTCCGGCTCGAATACGATCGCGCCGAGTTCGGCGACAACCTGTCGTCTCAGAAGCTGCAAGTTGGTGTCTCCCTAGGCTTCTGAGGTCGGCGACGCGGCCGTCCCTTGCTCGTCCCACCTGCGGGGGCGGCCGCGGTTCGCATGGACGTCGCCCAGGCTTCGGTGGAAAGTCCGCGCGTGAAGATCCTGCTTGTCGAGGACGAGATCGAGATGGCCGGCGCGCTCCGCGTGGTGCTGGAGCGCGAAGGCTTCGTGGTCGATCATGTCGCCAGCCTGGCCGACGCCGCCGAGGCGGCGCTGGACGGCGGTCATGACCTGGTGCTGCTCGACCGCACCCTGCCTGACGGCGAGGGCCTGAGCCTGATCGGCCCGCTGCGGGCGGCCAACGCCGGCGTGCCGGTGATCGTCCTGACCGCCCGCGGGGCGGTCCCCGACCGGGTCGACGGTCTCGACCACGGCGCCGACGACTATCTGGCCAAGCCCTTCGCCAGCGAGGAGCTGATGGCGCGGATCCGCGCGGTCCGCCGCCGTCCCGCCGGGGTGACCACGGAACGCGTCACGCTCGCGCGGCTGACCTTCGACCTGATCCACGACGAAGCCTTCATCGACGACCACCGCGTCGACCTGCCCCGTCGCGAGCTGCGCGTGCTTGCAGCCCTCATCCGCCGCCGCGGGCGCACCGTGCTGCGCACGGCGCTGGAGCAGGCCGTGTACGGCTTCGACGACGAGATCCAGTCCAACACCCTGGACAGCCATATCTCCCGCCTTCGCCGCAAGCTGGCCGAGGCGGACGCCGGGGTGGAGATTCACGCCATCCGCGGCGTCGGCTACCTGCTGAGGGCGGCCGGATGAAGTCGCCGCGGAGCCTGTCGTTGAAGCGCCGGCTGGTGATCTGGCTGCTGCTCTTCCAGGCCGGCTTTCTGCTGTTGCTGATGATTCTCCTCGTCGGCTTCCTGGTGCGCGCCGACATGGGCGGCGCCCTGGTCGATCCGGAGATCACCGAGATCGTGGCGCGAGCCGTCGAGCGTGACGCGGACGGTCTGGTCCTGCGGGAAACGGCGGAACTGGCGGCGTTCCGGAAGGAAACCCCGGACGTATGGTTCATCGCGCGGAGCGACCGCGGCGAGATCATCGAGAGCGGACCGGTTCCCGCCCCCTACCGCGCCCTCGG
Coding sequences within:
- a CDS encoding outer membrane protein; its protein translation is MRNLFIGLVMAAGFCAPAAALAQDSAEFAGFKVGVSADYRWLKGDADTPDLKDRLKDRESGFGFRGHVGYDIPIGERLVLGAEGGLSKGGESLSLGNKLGRRTLDPELSWDVSARLGMAVSSDFMIYGRAGYAWQRVKDRTEINSPAKTIEDTRTEGGLLYGAGVETRLNSNLLVRLEYDRAEFGDNLSSQKLQVGVSLGF
- a CDS encoding response regulator, which translates into the protein MKILLVEDEIEMAGALRVVLEREGFVVDHVASLADAAEAALDGGHDLVLLDRTLPDGEGLSLIGPLRAANAGVPVIVLTARGAVPDRVDGLDHGADDYLAKPFASEELMARIRAVRRRPAGVTTERVTLARLTFDLIHDEAFIDDHRVDLPRRELRVLAALIRRRGRTVLRTALEQAVYGFDDEIQSNTLDSHISRLRRKLAEADAGVEIHAIRGVGYLLRAAG